Proteins from a single region of Ananas comosus cultivar F153 linkage group 3, ASM154086v1, whole genome shotgun sequence:
- the LOC109707322 gene encoding uncharacterized protein LOC109707322, with translation MGRRPSVSSVSLSTDTEPDYRDVMLECPFGHLETLSRTELRETAYELFFMSCRSSPGFGGNGRSGALNYYPSENASGGNGGGDGSATGGGPKGGTGMMLVNSKIKKALGLKARRSSRLMRSMSQSGPTAGLGSPGSPGKVKRPMTSAEIMRQQMRVTDQSDGRLRKTLMRTLVGQVGRRAETIILPLELLRQLKPSEFNDTQEYHQWQRRQLKVLEAGLISHPLIPLDRLNSAALRFREVIRASELKPMDTSKNSDAMRNLCNSVLSLAWRSCNGGSPTDACHWADGYPLNIHLYLALLQSVFDHREETVILDEVDELVELMRKTWPCLGINRMIHNACFAWALFQQYVVTGQVETDLICSTLAMLAEVASDAKKADREGCYVKVLSSVLTAMQAWAERKLLDYHESFDKSSAANMDKVLSVALSTTKIIAEDLSGMGSGVGFIDREASGMVNSSNNRVDFYIRSSMRNAFTKILENGIGHADSMVAEVYEDPSNILTELAKDTEQLALLEKETYSPVLKRWHPGPTALAVVTLHNCFGVVLKQYVAKITSLTNELVRVLQSAGRLEKALVQMVVEDSAECEDGGKGIVREMAPYEVDSIVVSLLKSWIDERLRIGKECLKRAKETESWIPRSKNEPYAQSAVDLMKLAKVTVDEFFEIPVGARDEMVQDLADGLESIFQEYTSFVASCGTKHSYLPTLPPLTRCNQDSRFGRLWKRAATPCRAGDGAIHGIVGGRSGSSSSSAVDGHHPRPSTSRGTQRLYIRLNTLHYLLAHLLSLDKSLSFFSSSSSSHTPSAISSSGPVSSNRRVAPSTRRFDVARSTVLSAIQHVSEIAAYRLVFLDSRRSFYDSLYVGDVANTRIRPGLRILKQNLTLLVSLLVDRAQPLAVREVMKASFDAFLMVLLAGGSDRAFMLSDYEMVADDFRSLKRVFCTCGEGLVAEDVVEREAEVVEGIVRLMSQPTERLVEDFSIAACEASGIGGGGGSGSGHCRVLPMPPTTGRWSRSDPNTILRVLCHRNDDVANQFLKRTFQLAKRR, from the exons ATGGGTCGCCGCCCCTCCGTCTCGTCGGTCTCCCTGTCGACCGACACCGAGCCCGACTACAGGGATGTCATGCTCGAATGCCCCTTCGGCCATCTTGAGACCCTCTCGCGCACGGAGTTGCGTGAGACCGCATACGAGCTCTTCTTCATGTCGTGCCGCTCCTCACCCGGCTTTGGTGGTAATGGCAG GAGTGGAGCCTTGAACTATTATCCATCAGAAAATGCGAGCGGCGGCAACGGCGGAGGGGACGGATCGGCGACGGGAGGGGGACCGAAGGGCGGGACAGGGATGATGTTGGTAAATAGCAAGATTAAGAAGGCGCTAGGACTGAAAGCGAGGAGGTCGTCGCGGCTGATGAGGTCGATGAGCCAGTCGGGGCCCACCGCAGGGCTCGGGAGTCCCGGTTCACCTGGGAAGGTGAAGCGGCCGATGACGTCCGCGGAGATCATGCGGCAACAGATGCGCGTGACCGACCAGAGTGACGGCCGGCTCCGAAAAACCCTCATGCGGACCCTCGTTGGTCAG GTAGGAAGAAGAGCAGAGACCATCATCCTTCCCCTGGAGCTCCTCCGACAACTGAAGCCCTCCGAATTCAACGACACCCAGGAGTACCACCAATGGCAACGCCGCCAGCTCAAGGTCCTCGAAGCCGGGCTCATCTCCCACCCCTTGATCCCTCTAGACCGGCTGAACTCCGCGGCTCTCCGTTTCCGCGAAGTCATCCGTGCGAGCGAGCTGAAGCCGATGGACACGAGCAAGAACTCGGACGCCATGCGGAACTTGTGCAACTCCGTGCTCTCCCTAGCGTGGCGCAGTTGCAACGGTGGCTCTCCGACCGACGCTTGCCATTGGGCCGACGGCTACCCGCTCAACATCCACCTCTACTTAGCCCTTCTTCAGTCGGTGTTCGATCACCGCGAAGAGACCGTCATATTGGACGAAGTCGACGAGCTCGTCGAGCTGATGAGAAAGACGTGGCCATGTTTGGGGATAAATAGGATGATCCACAACGCGTGCTTCGCTTGGGCGCTATTCCAGCAGTACGTGGTCACTGGACAAGTCGAAACGGATTTGATATGCTCGACGCTGGCCATGTTGGCGGAGGTGGCGAGCGACGCGAAGAAGGCCGACCGCGAGGGGTGTTACGTGAAGGTGCTGTCGAGCGTCCTGACCGCCATGCAGGCGTGGGCGGAGAGGAAGTTGTTGGATTATCATGAAAGTTTCGATAAGAGCTCGGCTGCGAATATGGATAAAGTACTCTCGGTGGCGCTTTCGACCACCAAGATCATTGCTGAGGATCTTTCCGGCATGGGAAGCGGAGTAGGATTCATCGACCGAGAGGCAAGTGGGATGGTGAATTCTTCGAATAACCGAGTGGATTTCTACATAAGGTCTTCCATGAGGAATGCTTTCACCAAG ATACTGGAGAATGGAATCGGACACGCCGACAGCATGGTCGCCGAAGTTTATGAGGATCCGAGCAACATCCTAACGGAGCTGGCGAAAGACACCGAGCAATTGGCTCTACTGGAGAAGGAAACGTACAGTCCCGTACTGAAGAGGTGGCACCCGGGCCCGACGGCCCTCGCGGTCGTGACCCTTCACAACTGCTTCGGCGTGGTGCTGAAGCAGTACGTGGCCAAGATCACCAGCCTGACCAACGAGCTGGTTCGAGTCCTGCAGTCCGCGGGGAGACTGGAGAAGGCATTGGTGCAGATGGTCGTCGAGGACTCCGCAGAGTGCGAGGACGGCGGTAAGGGCATCGTGAGGGAGATGGCCCCTTATGAAGTGGACTCCATTGTGGTGAGCCTCCTCAAATCTTGGATAGATGAGAGGCTGAGGATTGGGAAGGAGTGCCTTAAAAGAGCAAAAGAAACAGAG AGCTGGATCCCGAGGTCCAAAAATGAGCCATATGCGCAATCTGCAGTGGATTTGATGAAGTTGGCTAAGGTGACAGTGGATGAATTCTTCGAGATTCCGGTGGGAGCGAGGGATGAGATGGTTCAAGACCTTGCTGATGGCCTGGAGAGTATCTTCCAGGAATACACCTCCTTTGTTGCATCCTGTG GAACCAAGCACAGCTACCTCCCCACCCTCCCTCCCCTGACGAGGTGCAATCAGGACTCCCGGTTCGGCCGGCTCTGGAAGAGGGCGGCCACCCCGTGCCGTGCGGGGGACGGTGCCATCCACGGCATCGTTGGCGGCCGAAGCGGCAGCTCATCTTCATCGGCGGTGGACGGCCACCACCCGCGCCCCTCCACAAGCCGCGGCACGCAGCGCCTGTACATCCGCCTCAACACCCTCCACTACCTCCTCGCCCACCTCCTCTCCCTCGACAAgtccctctccttcttctcctcctcctcctcctcccacacCCCCTCCGCCATCTCCTCCTCCGGCCCCGTCTCCTCCAACCGCCGTGTCGCCCCCTCCACCCGCCGCTTCGACGTTGCCCGCTCCACCGTTCTCTCCGCCATCCAGCACGTCTCCGAGATTGCCGCGTACCGCCTCGTCTTCCTTGACTCGCGCCGCTCCTTCTACGACTCTCTCTACGTCGGCGACGTCGCCAACACCCGCATCCGCCCCGGCCTGCGCATCCTCAAGCAAAACCTCACTCTCCTTGTCTCCCTCCTTGTCGACCGTGCACAGCCGCTGGCCGTGAGGGAGGTCATGAAGGCGTCCTTCGACGCGTTCCTGATGGTGCTGCTGGCGGGTGGGAGCGACCGGGCGTTCATGCTGTCAGACTACGAGATGGTGGCGGACGACTTTCGGAGCCTGAAGCGCGTGTTCTGCACGTGCGGGGAGGGGCTGGTGGCGGAGGACGTGGTGGAGCGGGAGGCGGAGGTCGTGGAGGGGATCGTGCGGCTGATGTCGCAGCCGACAGAGCGGCTCGTCGAGGACTTCAGCATTGCGGCATGCGAGGCCAGTGGGATTGGCGGTGGTGGCGGGTCTGGGTCGGGGCACTGCAGGGTGCTCCCCATGCCGCCGACGACGGGGCGGTGGAGCCGCTCCGACCCGAACACGATACTGCGAGTGCTGTGCCACCGGAACGACGACGTCGCCAACCAGTTCTTGAAGCGGACGTTCCAGCTTGCGAAGAGAAGGTGA